In one window of Henckelia pumila isolate YLH828 chromosome 1, ASM3356847v2, whole genome shotgun sequence DNA:
- the LOC140874202 gene encoding kinesin-like protein KIN-UA isoform X1, with translation MSSASFRNGSGVSRGGAMKIDNYNPKYSPSSSSSSSFKSKVQHSSASSGLRRSSPGSVGTSRDDSAAVSGRVRVAVRLRPRNAEEMVEDVDFADCVELQPELKRLKLRRNNWDSDTFEFDDVLTEFSSQKRVYEVVAKPVVESVLDGYNGTVMAYGQTGTGKTYTLGRLGKEDTADRGIMLRAMEDILVEVSPENDLVSVSYLQLYMETIQDLLNPSNDNISIVEDPKNGDVSVPGATLVEIRDQKSFVELLQLGEAHRYAANTKLNTESSRSHAILLVHIKRSVKGRNSSLSSENGSITLTSKTLKPPIVRKSKLVIVDLAGSERIDKSGSEGHTLEEAKSINLSLSALGKCINALAENSAHVPVRDSKLTRLLRDSFGGTARTSLIITIGPSPRHRGETSSTIMFGQRAMKVENMLKIKEEFDYKSLSRKLDIQLDKLIAEHERQQKVFQDEIDRIASEAQKRVAEVEQNYADALELEKLKYQKDHIESVKKLEEQWAIKQEKHGHQKFKVGPSDNGIHQRSNGESPMLSASGEVAEIKKKLQNETLLRKAAEAETDRLKSELNHWKKAEASGNAELMNLRKMLEDQACQKEKLEDELSLLQSQLLQISSDADETRKNLDRGLNGRVPSCLDSLIPQVKHEQLRDTGDGERASMAKLFEQVGLHKILSLLEAEDADVRIHAVKVVANLAAEESNQERIVEAGGLASLLTILKSSNDETIHRVAAGAIANLAMNEHNQELIMSQGGISLLSLTATRAEDPQTLRMIAGAIANLCGNDKLQVKLRAEGGIKALLGMVRCRHPDVLAQVARGIANFAKCESRASSQGAKNGRSLLIEDGALPWIVLNANNEASPIRRHVELALCHLAQHEVNAKEMITGGALWELVRISQDCSREDIRTLALKTLKSSPSFVAELKRLRIDHG, from the exons ATGTCGAGCGCTAGTTTCAGAAATGGCAGCGGCGTATCCAGAGGAGGAGCTATGAAGATTGACAATTACAATCCTAAATATTCCCCTTCTTCTTCATCGTCGTCTTCTTTTAAGTCAAAAGTGCAGCATTCGTCTGCTTCTTCTGGTTTACGGCGCAGCAGCCCCGGTTCAGTTGGCACAAGCCGAGATGATTCTGCTG CAGTTTCCGGGAGGGTTCGAGTTGCTGTTAGATTAAGGCCTCGAAATGCTGAAGAGATGGTGGAAGATGTTGATTTTGCCGATTGTGTGGAATTGCAACCGGAG CTTAAGCGGTTGAAGCTCCGGAGAAACAATTGGGATTCTGAtacttttgagtttgatgatGTATTAACTGAGTTTTCATCTCAAAAGCGTGTGTACGAAGTTGTAGCGAAGCCCGTTGTGGAG AGTGTTTTGGACGGTTACAACGGAACAGTTATGGCATATGGACAGACTGGTACAGGAAAAACTTACACTCTTGGAAGACTAGGAAAAGAAGACACCGCTGATCGTGGAATAATGTTGCGAGCAATGGAAGACATATTGGTAGAAGTATCACCAGAGAATGATTTGGTTTCTGTCTCTTATTTGCAG CTTTATATGGAAACGATACAGGACCTCCTTAATCCAAGTAATGATAATATTTCTATTGTGGAAGATCCAAAAAATGGAGATGTTTCTGTACCAGGTGCAACACTAGTAGAAATTAGGGATCAAAAGAGTTTCGTGGAATTACTGCAATTAGGGGAAGCTCATCGTTATGCTGCGAACACAAAATTAAATACAGAATCATCGCGGAGCCATGCCATTTTACTG gTACATATAAAGAGGTCAGTTAAGGGAAGAAATTCTTCTCTTTCAAGTGAAAATGGCAGCATTACTCTGACGAGTAAAACACTGAAGCCTCCCATTGTACGGAAAAGTAAACTAGTCATTGTGGACCTTGCTGGTTCAGAGCGCATCGACAAATCAG GCAGTGAGGGTCATACATTGGAAGAAGCAAAATCTATCAATCTCTCTTTGAGCGCACTAGGGAAGTGCATTAATGCATTGGCAGAGAACAGTGCACATGTTCCTGTTCGTGACTCCAAGCTCACAAGGTTGCTTCGAGATTCTTTTGGAG GCACTGCTCGAACCTCATTGATTATTACTATTGGGCCATCACCACGACATCGAGGAGAGACATCCAGCACCATAATGTTTGGACAAAGG GCTATGAAGGTAGAGAACATGTTGAAAATTAAGGAAGAATTTGATTACAAAAGTTTGTCAAGGAAGCTTGATATACAGTTGGACAAGCTAATTGCTGAGCATGAAAGACAACAAAAAGTGTTTCAAGATGAGATTGACAGGATAGCTTCGGAAGCACAGAAACGTGTTGCTGAGGTGGAACAGAACTATGCTGATGCACTGGAG ctGGAGAAACTCAAGTATCAAAAGGACCATATAGAGTCAGTGAAGAAGCTTGAGGAACAATGGGCGATAAAACAAGAAAAGCATGGACATCAAAAATTCAAAGTTGGTCCATCTGATAATGGCATCCATCAGAGGTCAAATGGGGAG TCTCCTATGCTGTCTGCTTCTGGAGAAGTGGCAGAGATTAAAAAGAAGCTTCAAAATGAAACTCTTTTACGGAAAGCTGCAGAAGCTGAAACTGATAGACTGAAAAGTGAATTGAATCATTGGAAAAAAGCTGAG GCTTCTGGGAATGCTGAACTTATGAATCTTCGTAAGATGCTGGAAGATCAAGCATGCCAAAAAGAAAAACTTGAAGATGAACTCTCACTTCTGCAAAGTCAGTTACTGCAAATAAGTTCTGATGCTGATGAG ACAAGAAAAAACCTAGATAGAGGTTTGAATGGACGAGTACCTAGCTGCCTGGATTCTCTCATCCCTCAGGTCAAGCATGAACAGCTAAGAGACACTGGAGATGGAGAGAGAGCCTCAATGGCGAAACTTTTTGAACAAG TCGGACTTCACAAGATATTGTCGTTACTTGAAGCAGAAGATGCCGATGTTCGCATTCATGCTGTGAAAGTAGTGGCTAATCTTGCAGCAGAAG AATCAAACCAAGAAAGAATTGTTGAGGCTGGTGGACTTGCATCCTTGCTAACAATCCTGAAAAGCTCCAATGACGAGACCATTCACAGGGTTGCAGCTGGGGCAATCGCAAATCTCGCAATGAATG AACATAATCAGGAGCTCATAATGTCCCAAGGGGGCATCAGCTTGTTGTCTTTGACAGCGACTCGTGCAGAGGATCCTCAGACTCTCCGTATGATCGCTGGTGCCATTGCTAATCTTTGTGGGAATG ATAAGTTACAAGTGAAGCTAAGAGCTGAGGGTGGTATCAAGGCTCTTCTGGGAATGGTTAGATGCAGACATCCAGATGTTCTTGCTCAAGTTGCTCGAGGAATTGCGAATTTTGCTAAATGTGAATCTAGAGCATCCAGTCAAG GTGCTAAGAATGGGAGGTCTCTTCTAATTGAAGATGGAGCCCTTCCGTGGATTGTACTGAATGCTAACAACGAAGCTTCTCCTATCAGGCGTCACGTTGAACTAGCACTTTGCCATCTAGCACAGCACG AGGTCAATGCCAAGGAAATGATAACTGGAGGAGCCCTGTGGGAGCTTGTTCGTATTTCCCAAGATTGTTCACGAGAAGATATTAGGACTCTCGCCCTCAAAACACTGAAGTCCAGCCCCAGTTTTGTGGCCGAGTTGAAGCGACTGAGGATTGATCATGGTTGA
- the LOC140889308 gene encoding AT-hook motif nuclear-localized protein 18-like — MDNHSLPPPFNTRDFNLQHQFHHHTQNSEDEQSETSGGGLNMGHKRNRGDEGKGDSAGHDGGSGGGEGEMSGSRRPRGRPAGSKNKPKPPIIITRDSANALRTHVMEISDGCDIMEGVANFARRRQRGVCIMSGSGNVTNVTLKQPASPGAIVTLHGRFEILSLSGSFLPPPAPPAATGLTIYLAGGQGQVVGGSVVGQLLASGPVIIMAASFSNAAYERLPLEEDQENAINNQVPGNSLGSPPPPPPGGLGGQNQQQILGDPSNLFQGMPPNLLNSIHQMPNEAAFWATGRPPF, encoded by the coding sequence ATGGATAACCATTCTCTTCCACCACCATTCAACACTAGGGACTTCAATCTGCAACACCAATTCCACCACCATACCCAAAACTCCGAAGACGAGCAAAGCGAAACCAGCGGAGGAGGCCTAAACATGGGACACAAGCGTAACCGCGGTGATGAAGGGAAGGGCGATTCCGCCGGCCACGACGGTGGCTCTGGCGGCGGAGAAGGAGAAATGTCTGGCTCAAGAAGGCCCCGAGGCCGCCCCGCCGGTTCCAAAAACAAGCCGAAGCCACCCATCATCATCACACGCGACAGCGCCAACGCGCTCCGAACCCACGTCATGGAAATCTCAGACGGCTGCGACATCATGGAGGGTGTCGCCAACTTCGCCCGCCGCCGCCAGAGGGGAGTATGCATCATGAGCGGAAGTGGAAACGTGACGAATGTAACCCTAAAGCAACCGGCTTCCCCGGGGGCGATAGTAACATTACACGGCAGATTCGAGATCTTGTCTTTGTCGGGTTCGTTCCTTCCGCCACCAGCTCCTCCCGCAGCCACCGGACTGACCATATACCTTGCCGGAGGGCAGGGGCAGGTGGTGGGCGGCAGCGTGGTGGGGCAGCTTCTGGCATCGGGGCCAGTTATTATAATGGCAGCTTCATTTAGCAATGCTGCATATGAAAGATTGCCGCTagaagaagatcaagaaaacGCCATTAATAATCAAGTTCCAGGAAATTCACTAGgatcgccgccgccgccgccgcctggAGGACTCGGCGGGCAAAATCAGCAACAAATTTTAGGTGATCCCTCTaatttgtttcaaggaatgccaccgaATCTCCTCAACTCCATTCATCAGATGCCAAACGAGGCAGCTTTCTGGGCTACTGGTCGGCCACCTTTCTAG
- the LOC140874202 gene encoding kinesin-like protein KIN-UA isoform X3, whose product MVEDVDFADCVELQPELKRLKLRRNNWDSDTFEFDDVLTEFSSQKRVYEVVAKPVVESVLDGYNGTVMAYGQTGTGKTYTLGRLGKEDTADRGIMLRAMEDILVEVSPENDLVSVSYLQLYMETIQDLLNPSNDNISIVEDPKNGDVSVPGATLVEIRDQKSFVELLQLGEAHRYAANTKLNTESSRSHAILLVHIKRSVKGRNSSLSSENGSITLTSKTLKPPIVRKSKLVIVDLAGSERIDKSGSEGHTLEEAKSINLSLSALGKCINALAENSAHVPVRDSKLTRLLRDSFGGTARTSLIITIGPSPRHRGETSSTIMFGQRAMKVENMLKIKEEFDYKSLSRKLDIQLDKLIAEHERQQKVFQDEIDRIASEAQKRVAEVEQNYADALELEKLKYQKDHIESVKKLEEQWAIKQEKHGHQKFKVGPSDNGIHQRSNGESPMLSASGEVAEIKKKLQNETLLRKAAEAETDRLKSELNHWKKAEASGNAELMNLRKMLEDQACQKEKLEDELSLLQSQLLQISSDADETRKNLDRGLNGRVPSCLDSLIPQVKHEQLRDTGDGERASMAKLFEQVGLHKILSLLEAEDADVRIHAVKVVANLAAEESNQERIVEAGGLASLLTILKSSNDETIHRVAAGAIANLAMNEHNQELIMSQGGISLLSLTATRAEDPQTLRMIAGAIANLCGNDKLQVKLRAEGGIKALLGMVRCRHPDVLAQVARGIANFAKCESRASSQGAKNGRSLLIEDGALPWIVLNANNEASPIRRHVELALCHLAQHEVNAKEMITGGALWELVRISQDCSREDIRTLALKTLKSSPSFVAELKRLRIDHG is encoded by the exons ATGGTGGAAGATGTTGATTTTGCCGATTGTGTGGAATTGCAACCGGAG CTTAAGCGGTTGAAGCTCCGGAGAAACAATTGGGATTCTGAtacttttgagtttgatgatGTATTAACTGAGTTTTCATCTCAAAAGCGTGTGTACGAAGTTGTAGCGAAGCCCGTTGTGGAG AGTGTTTTGGACGGTTACAACGGAACAGTTATGGCATATGGACAGACTGGTACAGGAAAAACTTACACTCTTGGAAGACTAGGAAAAGAAGACACCGCTGATCGTGGAATAATGTTGCGAGCAATGGAAGACATATTGGTAGAAGTATCACCAGAGAATGATTTGGTTTCTGTCTCTTATTTGCAG CTTTATATGGAAACGATACAGGACCTCCTTAATCCAAGTAATGATAATATTTCTATTGTGGAAGATCCAAAAAATGGAGATGTTTCTGTACCAGGTGCAACACTAGTAGAAATTAGGGATCAAAAGAGTTTCGTGGAATTACTGCAATTAGGGGAAGCTCATCGTTATGCTGCGAACACAAAATTAAATACAGAATCATCGCGGAGCCATGCCATTTTACTG gTACATATAAAGAGGTCAGTTAAGGGAAGAAATTCTTCTCTTTCAAGTGAAAATGGCAGCATTACTCTGACGAGTAAAACACTGAAGCCTCCCATTGTACGGAAAAGTAAACTAGTCATTGTGGACCTTGCTGGTTCAGAGCGCATCGACAAATCAG GCAGTGAGGGTCATACATTGGAAGAAGCAAAATCTATCAATCTCTCTTTGAGCGCACTAGGGAAGTGCATTAATGCATTGGCAGAGAACAGTGCACATGTTCCTGTTCGTGACTCCAAGCTCACAAGGTTGCTTCGAGATTCTTTTGGAG GCACTGCTCGAACCTCATTGATTATTACTATTGGGCCATCACCACGACATCGAGGAGAGACATCCAGCACCATAATGTTTGGACAAAGG GCTATGAAGGTAGAGAACATGTTGAAAATTAAGGAAGAATTTGATTACAAAAGTTTGTCAAGGAAGCTTGATATACAGTTGGACAAGCTAATTGCTGAGCATGAAAGACAACAAAAAGTGTTTCAAGATGAGATTGACAGGATAGCTTCGGAAGCACAGAAACGTGTTGCTGAGGTGGAACAGAACTATGCTGATGCACTGGAG ctGGAGAAACTCAAGTATCAAAAGGACCATATAGAGTCAGTGAAGAAGCTTGAGGAACAATGGGCGATAAAACAAGAAAAGCATGGACATCAAAAATTCAAAGTTGGTCCATCTGATAATGGCATCCATCAGAGGTCAAATGGGGAG TCTCCTATGCTGTCTGCTTCTGGAGAAGTGGCAGAGATTAAAAAGAAGCTTCAAAATGAAACTCTTTTACGGAAAGCTGCAGAAGCTGAAACTGATAGACTGAAAAGTGAATTGAATCATTGGAAAAAAGCTGAG GCTTCTGGGAATGCTGAACTTATGAATCTTCGTAAGATGCTGGAAGATCAAGCATGCCAAAAAGAAAAACTTGAAGATGAACTCTCACTTCTGCAAAGTCAGTTACTGCAAATAAGTTCTGATGCTGATGAG ACAAGAAAAAACCTAGATAGAGGTTTGAATGGACGAGTACCTAGCTGCCTGGATTCTCTCATCCCTCAGGTCAAGCATGAACAGCTAAGAGACACTGGAGATGGAGAGAGAGCCTCAATGGCGAAACTTTTTGAACAAG TCGGACTTCACAAGATATTGTCGTTACTTGAAGCAGAAGATGCCGATGTTCGCATTCATGCTGTGAAAGTAGTGGCTAATCTTGCAGCAGAAG AATCAAACCAAGAAAGAATTGTTGAGGCTGGTGGACTTGCATCCTTGCTAACAATCCTGAAAAGCTCCAATGACGAGACCATTCACAGGGTTGCAGCTGGGGCAATCGCAAATCTCGCAATGAATG AACATAATCAGGAGCTCATAATGTCCCAAGGGGGCATCAGCTTGTTGTCTTTGACAGCGACTCGTGCAGAGGATCCTCAGACTCTCCGTATGATCGCTGGTGCCATTGCTAATCTTTGTGGGAATG ATAAGTTACAAGTGAAGCTAAGAGCTGAGGGTGGTATCAAGGCTCTTCTGGGAATGGTTAGATGCAGACATCCAGATGTTCTTGCTCAAGTTGCTCGAGGAATTGCGAATTTTGCTAAATGTGAATCTAGAGCATCCAGTCAAG GTGCTAAGAATGGGAGGTCTCTTCTAATTGAAGATGGAGCCCTTCCGTGGATTGTACTGAATGCTAACAACGAAGCTTCTCCTATCAGGCGTCACGTTGAACTAGCACTTTGCCATCTAGCACAGCACG AGGTCAATGCCAAGGAAATGATAACTGGAGGAGCCCTGTGGGAGCTTGTTCGTATTTCCCAAGATTGTTCACGAGAAGATATTAGGACTCTCGCCCTCAAAACACTGAAGTCCAGCCCCAGTTTTGTGGCCGAGTTGAAGCGACTGAGGATTGATCATGGTTGA
- the LOC140874202 gene encoding kinesin-like protein KIN-UA isoform X2 → MSSASFRNGSGVSRGGAMKIDNYNPKYSPSSSSSSSFKSKVQHSSASSGLRRSSPGSVGTSRDDSAVSGRVRVAVRLRPRNAEEMVEDVDFADCVELQPELKRLKLRRNNWDSDTFEFDDVLTEFSSQKRVYEVVAKPVVESVLDGYNGTVMAYGQTGTGKTYTLGRLGKEDTADRGIMLRAMEDILVEVSPENDLVSVSYLQLYMETIQDLLNPSNDNISIVEDPKNGDVSVPGATLVEIRDQKSFVELLQLGEAHRYAANTKLNTESSRSHAILLVHIKRSVKGRNSSLSSENGSITLTSKTLKPPIVRKSKLVIVDLAGSERIDKSGSEGHTLEEAKSINLSLSALGKCINALAENSAHVPVRDSKLTRLLRDSFGGTARTSLIITIGPSPRHRGETSSTIMFGQRAMKVENMLKIKEEFDYKSLSRKLDIQLDKLIAEHERQQKVFQDEIDRIASEAQKRVAEVEQNYADALELEKLKYQKDHIESVKKLEEQWAIKQEKHGHQKFKVGPSDNGIHQRSNGESPMLSASGEVAEIKKKLQNETLLRKAAEAETDRLKSELNHWKKAEASGNAELMNLRKMLEDQACQKEKLEDELSLLQSQLLQISSDADETRKNLDRGLNGRVPSCLDSLIPQVKHEQLRDTGDGERASMAKLFEQVGLHKILSLLEAEDADVRIHAVKVVANLAAEESNQERIVEAGGLASLLTILKSSNDETIHRVAAGAIANLAMNEHNQELIMSQGGISLLSLTATRAEDPQTLRMIAGAIANLCGNDKLQVKLRAEGGIKALLGMVRCRHPDVLAQVARGIANFAKCESRASSQGAKNGRSLLIEDGALPWIVLNANNEASPIRRHVELALCHLAQHEVNAKEMITGGALWELVRISQDCSREDIRTLALKTLKSSPSFVAELKRLRIDHG, encoded by the exons ATGTCGAGCGCTAGTTTCAGAAATGGCAGCGGCGTATCCAGAGGAGGAGCTATGAAGATTGACAATTACAATCCTAAATATTCCCCTTCTTCTTCATCGTCGTCTTCTTTTAAGTCAAAAGTGCAGCATTCGTCTGCTTCTTCTGGTTTACGGCGCAGCAGCCCCGGTTCAGTTGGCACAAGCCGAGATGATTCTGCTG TTTCCGGGAGGGTTCGAGTTGCTGTTAGATTAAGGCCTCGAAATGCTGAAGAGATGGTGGAAGATGTTGATTTTGCCGATTGTGTGGAATTGCAACCGGAG CTTAAGCGGTTGAAGCTCCGGAGAAACAATTGGGATTCTGAtacttttgagtttgatgatGTATTAACTGAGTTTTCATCTCAAAAGCGTGTGTACGAAGTTGTAGCGAAGCCCGTTGTGGAG AGTGTTTTGGACGGTTACAACGGAACAGTTATGGCATATGGACAGACTGGTACAGGAAAAACTTACACTCTTGGAAGACTAGGAAAAGAAGACACCGCTGATCGTGGAATAATGTTGCGAGCAATGGAAGACATATTGGTAGAAGTATCACCAGAGAATGATTTGGTTTCTGTCTCTTATTTGCAG CTTTATATGGAAACGATACAGGACCTCCTTAATCCAAGTAATGATAATATTTCTATTGTGGAAGATCCAAAAAATGGAGATGTTTCTGTACCAGGTGCAACACTAGTAGAAATTAGGGATCAAAAGAGTTTCGTGGAATTACTGCAATTAGGGGAAGCTCATCGTTATGCTGCGAACACAAAATTAAATACAGAATCATCGCGGAGCCATGCCATTTTACTG gTACATATAAAGAGGTCAGTTAAGGGAAGAAATTCTTCTCTTTCAAGTGAAAATGGCAGCATTACTCTGACGAGTAAAACACTGAAGCCTCCCATTGTACGGAAAAGTAAACTAGTCATTGTGGACCTTGCTGGTTCAGAGCGCATCGACAAATCAG GCAGTGAGGGTCATACATTGGAAGAAGCAAAATCTATCAATCTCTCTTTGAGCGCACTAGGGAAGTGCATTAATGCATTGGCAGAGAACAGTGCACATGTTCCTGTTCGTGACTCCAAGCTCACAAGGTTGCTTCGAGATTCTTTTGGAG GCACTGCTCGAACCTCATTGATTATTACTATTGGGCCATCACCACGACATCGAGGAGAGACATCCAGCACCATAATGTTTGGACAAAGG GCTATGAAGGTAGAGAACATGTTGAAAATTAAGGAAGAATTTGATTACAAAAGTTTGTCAAGGAAGCTTGATATACAGTTGGACAAGCTAATTGCTGAGCATGAAAGACAACAAAAAGTGTTTCAAGATGAGATTGACAGGATAGCTTCGGAAGCACAGAAACGTGTTGCTGAGGTGGAACAGAACTATGCTGATGCACTGGAG ctGGAGAAACTCAAGTATCAAAAGGACCATATAGAGTCAGTGAAGAAGCTTGAGGAACAATGGGCGATAAAACAAGAAAAGCATGGACATCAAAAATTCAAAGTTGGTCCATCTGATAATGGCATCCATCAGAGGTCAAATGGGGAG TCTCCTATGCTGTCTGCTTCTGGAGAAGTGGCAGAGATTAAAAAGAAGCTTCAAAATGAAACTCTTTTACGGAAAGCTGCAGAAGCTGAAACTGATAGACTGAAAAGTGAATTGAATCATTGGAAAAAAGCTGAG GCTTCTGGGAATGCTGAACTTATGAATCTTCGTAAGATGCTGGAAGATCAAGCATGCCAAAAAGAAAAACTTGAAGATGAACTCTCACTTCTGCAAAGTCAGTTACTGCAAATAAGTTCTGATGCTGATGAG ACAAGAAAAAACCTAGATAGAGGTTTGAATGGACGAGTACCTAGCTGCCTGGATTCTCTCATCCCTCAGGTCAAGCATGAACAGCTAAGAGACACTGGAGATGGAGAGAGAGCCTCAATGGCGAAACTTTTTGAACAAG TCGGACTTCACAAGATATTGTCGTTACTTGAAGCAGAAGATGCCGATGTTCGCATTCATGCTGTGAAAGTAGTGGCTAATCTTGCAGCAGAAG AATCAAACCAAGAAAGAATTGTTGAGGCTGGTGGACTTGCATCCTTGCTAACAATCCTGAAAAGCTCCAATGACGAGACCATTCACAGGGTTGCAGCTGGGGCAATCGCAAATCTCGCAATGAATG AACATAATCAGGAGCTCATAATGTCCCAAGGGGGCATCAGCTTGTTGTCTTTGACAGCGACTCGTGCAGAGGATCCTCAGACTCTCCGTATGATCGCTGGTGCCATTGCTAATCTTTGTGGGAATG ATAAGTTACAAGTGAAGCTAAGAGCTGAGGGTGGTATCAAGGCTCTTCTGGGAATGGTTAGATGCAGACATCCAGATGTTCTTGCTCAAGTTGCTCGAGGAATTGCGAATTTTGCTAAATGTGAATCTAGAGCATCCAGTCAAG GTGCTAAGAATGGGAGGTCTCTTCTAATTGAAGATGGAGCCCTTCCGTGGATTGTACTGAATGCTAACAACGAAGCTTCTCCTATCAGGCGTCACGTTGAACTAGCACTTTGCCATCTAGCACAGCACG AGGTCAATGCCAAGGAAATGATAACTGGAGGAGCCCTGTGGGAGCTTGTTCGTATTTCCCAAGATTGTTCACGAGAAGATATTAGGACTCTCGCCCTCAAAACACTGAAGTCCAGCCCCAGTTTTGTGGCCGAGTTGAAGCGACTGAGGATTGATCATGGTTGA